The window AAATCATCAAATTCCTCATCAGAAATCATTTGACGGTGACTGAGAAGTCTGCAGCAGACCGCATTTCTCATCAGAAACACTTGAGTGCAGTAGCATTTCTCAGACAGGTGTAGGCCTGTTGCTGAATAAACTACACGTAGAAGGGACGTCGCAGACATTTCTGAACCCCTATGATGCCAGGACGCATttgtaaaagagatttttaatctcagtgaTACCGGATCTGGGACACCTCACAACATCTCCACAAATTCGTATGACAACTTCTATGACGTTGACCAATAGGTGCACAGAGAGCTCTTCTGTACAGAATTGTAAACATGCCAAGGCGAAAGAGGAATGATGTTGTAGGTGCTGCTTACGCTGTGAGGTGTAAATTGTGAAACGGGAAAGGTTTGTGGCGCTATGGCAACCAGACAGCCAGTAACATACCATACACACCACTTCGGATGGCACTGTTAGATTACATTCTTGTTCCTTGAAGTCGGTCCCTGGCACCTCcttctgatgacatcacacaggcCATGAAAGACAGCAAGCTGTGATTGGTCAGGTAGCAAAATGCCGTCTGTCGTGTCTCTCGGCCAAGTCACGGCAAGAATTTATGAGTCTATAATCGCCTAACTTAACACAGTGACATCTGATCAGACAAAGATATGGCATAGTCGGAACGTGGCATAAGGGGGGCAGGGCTAAATAAATGATCAGAGGTTTCGGGAGGCAGCCAGGctttcctcctgcttccagtctttattcTAAACTTGGCTAATTGCTTCCTAGCTCGAGCTCCACAATAAGCAGACAGAGATGAAAGTGTTGTCAATCTTCTAATCTaactcagcaagaaagcgaatcAGGGTATTTCCTTTAACAGCACATTGGACCAGTacagagatgaaatataagaCACTGTACTGCACAGAAACTGGTTTTGCACTTGTTCAAAAGATATAAAACCTACTTTGTAGCACGAATAACAAGGTCTGCCAAAGAGTGTTTCCCATCGAGCTCATCTTGGTGCAGAGGTTGATGCGCCAGCAGAAGACTGTAGTCCAGCACATTAAGCTCTTGAAGGAAGGCAGCGTCCACTTTCATTTGATCGGCAAACCAGCATTTCTCTTGACCTACAACAAACATACAAGCATTTCCATTACACTTGCTGAATAAACTTGACTCAAGTATGTTCTGCAGCATTTATCTTACTTAGCTCAATAGCATCATTCATATGACTACAGTAATAAGCAAAGTAAGTGAGAGGACACTTACCTAATGCAATGCTCTGGCCTTCAAAGTTATTGTCCTTCAGtactttaattatttgtttccCCCCTGTGTCAGGGTTCGTCCATCTACCCACTTCACAGCCTTTAATGTCGAATCTGTACAACAAAAAGGCCACAGCtgtcatacacacataaaacatatcaGAAACCCAAACACACCAGGGAAAAATATAGATACTGTACCTAATATTGATCCTCTCATCGGGGTAAAACACACTCTGCATCACAATGAAGTACTTCTGGGGAGCAGACAGACAACACTTGTTAGTGTTAGCATTGTTAGTGCTGATGCTGTGCAGATGTAGTGGATATACAGCAATGATCTACTGGCTATTAGGGTCATTACAGTATATCTACAGTTATAAACATTTGCATAAATTATGTATAAAATACCTTTATTTGATTCGGAATAACAATCCTGTGTACACCTGGAAAGTGAAAAGAAGGAGACATATTATTAAATCATGTGTGATATTTCTTTGTCTCTTACTAGGTTTCTTTCAAGGTCACAATAAATATCGATCAATAGACAAGGGATGTCAGAGGTGAAAGTTGACGATAAAGGACCAGACGAGTCTAAAATCCAGTTCAGGTTTCAGTTCCCATGGAGCCGAAAAGAGAGCCACACATGGCACATTTTTTATTCCGCCaatcaacacaacaaaatactaATTTGAAGCCAGAGGTAGATCTCTATGCAGTTAACAACAATAGAAAATCCAGGAGGCTTCTAacatctgtgtttactttcatttggACTGTTTTGCAGGAGCCCACATTTCCTGAATAAGCACAATTAAAGTGGTGTGTGCACATAGTTAGAATGACTCATAGTCAGAATGGACACAATAAAATgaaccagatttaaaaatacttGAGTTTTCCTTAAACAGTAGATGAGTCTTGATGTGAAATGATTTCAACTTTCTactaaacacaacaaaagtGGAGTGTTGCTTTACTACTTTCAAGGGGGATTAGCTTGTAGCTTCAATAGCTACAGTTCAAAGCTGTAATCAAAAGGTTGAGGCtgcttaaaaacattttcatatgcAAAATGGGGATTTGACAGGCAAAGTTTGGGAAGGACTAAGTTAGAGTGACACAACAGTGCCTTTTGATTGGTCAAGCATTATGTTTTTGGAATAATGAAAACCTCTGGTGCTCAACACTGATAAATTTATCACACTGGAACAGGGTGGAACTTACAGTGTCAGCAGAGGAGATGATGGCTCTTCTCTGTTGGGCTGAAAAGTTAAACAAGCCACCTGCTGTAAGCCGCTCTTACCTAGAAACCTCACCAGCAGTGAATGAGGGTACTTCTCCATGTGCTCCATGTATGCCTGCAGATTGGACAGGAGAAACCTGACCTCTCGTTTGTTCTGGGTCTTCAGGAAGAACCTCTTGTCATTCCTACAACCGAGAACACAGAATTAAACAATCCTATTACCACACAGGAACACCAATACTAGATCAAAGCAAAGCCACAGAATATGTTCAATGTCAACATTAAAATTAACACTTTCTACACTACCTGCGCATGGCAACTAAAGTATGCTTAAGGTACAAGAGGGGTCATGGTTAATGTTAAATACTGTCTTTAATGAGAGCAAACTCTTGTCTCCTACACTGTCTCCTCTACAGACGCTGGATAGGAGATTAAAAAATATCCtcccattttttaaaacttgttgtaaaatgttttcaataacatttcttattttttgcTGCATGTAGGATGAATAACTGTGTGATGTTAATCAGTAGCTGACCACACATGGTTTATCAGGTGTTAcatcacacactgtacacacccATCCACCACAACACAACCTCTGCTCTTTCACCATCTCACTACATAAAGGAACACTACTTCACACTAGTGAAGATGACTGTTAGCGCTGAATGTGAATCGTGAGGTATAGAATCATCTTATGCAGCTGTAATCGCTAAGCATACGGAGCTACAATTGAaacatgtatgtttatgtgtgtgcgttcTAGTGCTTACGAACCAGTTTCAGTTTTTGACCTCTAGGTTTGAAATTAGAGTTCAGATTAGATTATGGTAAAGGGTTGGTCAATAGAGAGTCTTTGTATGTAACAGAACATTCTGCTCACGTGACAAAGAAATCTGCTTTGCTCTTGGAGTTGCTGACAAACTGGAGGTAGCAGCCGCCTGAGCAGAGGGAGTTCATATATTCCTCCTCTGTGATGTCCAGTGAACGCCTCAGTTTAGCAAACACCGGTGCTGCAAACGTCTGCATCTCAAACCCCTGGAAGGCAAAGATTATATAGAAGGCttgaaaatgtcacagtgtTTAACTACTATGTTTAACTTGCTAGACAGGAACTCAAgacaataacaatataaaagtGTTAATGGAGAATACATGATCATAATTGACATTATCCAGGTCTGAAAACTAGATGGAGCTTTAAAAACTGTAAGATTTCAGGTGGAAATAAACACTTGCCTCATGGGTTTGAGTTTCTTCTGCCTTGAACTGCTCAGCTGTGAGTGTATCCTGTGCAGAAGGTTAAGTGTTGATGAGTGAATTTATGTCtaaaatgtgtaatgtgtataacCCAACCAGTTGCCTGTAACTCTTCACCTGGCCTTGTGTGTCCATACTGGTCTGAATGGAAGCATGCATGCCTTCTTTTATCATAGTCGTCAGATGGTAGAACTCGTGCTCTGAGTTGATCTCAAACACCCCGAGCATCCTCCATCGCTGTCTCAGATGCCACCAGCGTCTTCGCCTGGCAGCTCTGGAGGCGCCGGCAGCTTTTCTCTGTGCCATCTGTGACACCAGGAAGACACCGGTTTAAACAGTTAAGAACAACATTCGGCTGTAATATACTGCATACATAGACTTTTCTAAAACAGGCGTGCCAAGAGGAAAAATAATCATGGGCTGATACTTTATAGGTTGCAGCTGGAAGTAGACAAGTCGCCATTTTTAATTACTTAACCCACATATAACACTGTAAtggatttcactttttaagcACAAAGTTCTGTTGAAGAGATCCTGTAGAACCGGttatatgttgaaaatatataGTCATCAAATTCCATTTAAAGTCAACTGAGCTGACATGTACACCTCCATAATCTCAACTATATGTTGAACAGCCCTGTGCGTCAGTTGATTGGTTGATTCAACTCCTGTTCGGAGGCGGATTTGAAGCTGAGACtagaacaaatgtaaatgtttcataAGAAACAGCCAAATGAACATCTGAGCATTGTGTACAGAGCTTTATCAAACATCTGGATAACTGTCACTGTCATTAACCACTGTTACTGTCCTTCTATCTACTCACAAAGcagcatctcttcttctctgctgtttgtattattttgctgtacatttataaaagaaaacacaaaaaaaaccccaatatTTTTTGAATGAGAGGTCAATTAACTAGTGTTTTCCAATAAACTGATGGTGgggttaaataaatgtaagaaaGAACAGCACTGAAAGCAAGGCACACAATAGATAATAGAATGTAGGAGCACagattcagaaaaacaaactgaaaaccaaaGTCAGACGATAGATCTGCTGATCCATCTGCTGACCAAATAACCAACCTAATTACATCAGCAGATAGATCTGCTGATGTAATTTAACAGAGGAATGTTTCAGTCTAACAGAGATCTTCGTCAGGCTCTGTCATTAATTATTCATGACACATACAACACACTGAACCATCTAAAAGAGCTGGCTCATAGGTTCATTAGGCTAAGAGATGTGATTGGTCTGGTTTGAAATGATGCAGAAAAGCTAAATCATACATGACCATGTTTTAAGGTAGCTCTTACCTGGAGGTTCCTGCTTCGATTATACGGTGGAACAAAGTCTGAAATGAGCctgttctttgtgtttataATGTTCCCACCCATTCTACCTAGTACCGCATTCCAGACAGGTTAGGCAAGCTCTGCAGGGTGTGCCACATGCAAAAGAAAAGGTGTTTGGCACAGACGCTTCTTCACTGTATTACAAGGAGGAAACCCTGAGGAAAAGCAAAAAGATTCCTCTGCCCATTAAAACCCCCCTAAACTGTGCAAATAATCCATTAAAAATACCTTAATTTATTTCAACCCATTAATTATCCCCTTAGAAAACCACTAATAATCACCTTAATTCCATCATTATTAACAGGTAAATTAGGGAGGGGCCACAGAATTCGCTGAACTTTCAAAACCAATCAGACATACAAGCTAGTTTTCACTAGAAAAAGCCGTTTTTACAGACAATGTGTGTTGTTAGAAAAATGACCAGTATTAACATAATATGCCATCAAGTTCCTCattatcttaaaacaatagccaggtgctcatatgaacaagtttaatggccagtatgaaatgggggaacgattacagcaagcaaagcTGTTCATATGGGAACCTGACTGTAGTTTTACAACAGATTTGATAACAAAAtcagactgaaacatttaaatgtcatcAGGCAGAAGTATTGAATCTACATTGACGCCCGCCACTGAAACCAAATTGAAAGAGCTCATTATTATGTTGaataaatgtcagattttctGCCATTATTTGATTCAACTGTCATCTAAGAGGCAATCTACAACTACATTTTAGCTGATTCTATATTAAAATGatgttaaaatattcaattaactttaattaacttaattaaCTAACCTTTGGGATTGTTCAGTCTGGACCTTATTTTCCCATcgttttgtgtctaagtgactaatggggacaaaaagTTTTGATTTTGAAGTTGGTCCAGACAGGTTCAGATTGTTATAACAAGTGTCTGGCAACATTATGGGAAAGACCACAAGGTTTCCGCCAGTGTATTGCAAGTACGGTGAGCGATAAGAAGTCTGggaatttttttatttattatttaaagtatGTTTTCTAAAGTATGTTTTCTGTTATACATGTAGCCTGTCTACCCTCTATATATGTAGATGGGGCCCTGAGTTCTTTTTCCTAATTACCTTTGTTATATATCTGTTTAACTTAATGTTTTTAACTTGGGTCACTCTGGAAATCCTATATCTCCTGGATATAATTTTTTATGAGACCACCATGTAACAAATAATTGAGTGTACTAACCCTTtaacacagtaaaacagcacCACAGTCTAATATATATAGGTATTAGGGCTTGgcaatatgaccaaaatctccACATTCCACATATACCagattttaattcaatgaataaatagttgttttgctgtctgtccatcctttgcatggattaaattaaattactcttcttagctttttaaaaaactcctgaaacttttattgcacttacagtaacgtaacaAGTGTAGTTGTCGTCAATTTGAGGTGAACCATAGAGAGCAGAGTAAGTAAATtacagcaaacagcagcagagactctcacactgagctgaaattaaacgAGTGCACATACATTTGCTAAATagcataaataaagacagtctctactgcgttttgctgtcatttatggtctctgctgcttctctgctctttctccgcagcagaggagagacagacagcaactTAACccgttatgttactgtaagtacaATCAAAAgctttgcgagtaaaaagccaagagtAACTTATTAATGTAATCTGCaaaaaagatggacagactccaaatgacgaAGAATATTGCCATAAAGATTGTGATTTGCCTGACAACGAAATAAACAATTGAGCATAATATGAAACcacagacatttttctctcatcacAGGATATACATCATCATATTTCACAGCCCTTGTGGGTATACATTTAACCtctgaaataataaacacactcagaaaccgtttaaaattaaaagtaagtGTTCATTACTTTTCTTACACAAACCACACAGTAGATTTCCCTTTTTACCTTTtcaactttaaataaaataaatgatttgcTTGTGACTTTCCACTGAATTGTCTTAGTGACCAAACACAGACCAATCATCACTCTATAGGCTACCAAACCGGCAGAAtgatataaacacattaaaaaaaatcgtTACAGGCCTGATTCGGTGCTTGTGATCGTAGGGACCAAAAACTTAACGGTTACTTCACTCAAATCAGAgcattaaacaaataaaacagagcCTTTCTTAGAGTTGTGTGGTCCTCCAGAGAAAACTAACAGTCCGCAGGCCTCTGTCCAGGAGCAGGATGGCAGTGCTGGGTCCGGCTATCCAGCGCTGCCGGAGGAACTCTGAGTTCTATCTGGTTGTTGTCTCTTGTTTCCAGTTCGGAAAAAAAGTCCAGACAAAGCTACTGTGTCGAGCTGGGTTAGTTAGCAGCAGCCTACAGTCCGTTCAAGTTGACTACAGCGCAGCAAACTTCCTTTCGAAGTTATCTGTTACTCTCAGAACACGTCTTCTTGCAGATCATCGAGCTGACAATCATTAAGTTTAAACGTTTTTCTGCACAACTTCGGGCGtccacacagaaaaaaaactgccacATTGGCTCGTTAACCctttgttgttctcttctctgccCTTCCAgtccccctctcctcttcctctcttacTGCACACACACGTCAGCCAATTAACACACAAAAACCTATTTGACCAGATACACTTCTATAGAAAGACACCACTCTATCACATTAGCAACGTTTTTATCAAaagaaataaactaaaatacatatatgcatttttaaccATGAActtgactttttaaatacacagtgagaaatatgtattttaaccATACTCTTTCAACAAACCctagttatttatttatcacagACAACTATTTATGTATGCATATTTTTAACCAGGTTACATACAAGTAATGTAGctcctttaaaggaccagtgtgtagaatttagtggcatctagcagaacagacttggtagaaactgaatataattatcatgagtatgttttaattagtgtataatcacctgaaaataagaatcttttcattaccttagaatgattCAGCCATGACTTAGAAAATCTTCTATCAGACCTTCATCAGAGCGTACATGattcaataattcaataaaCCACTGGAGATAATATATAATCTAATAATCAGAGTCAGACAGTGTGAA is drawn from Thunnus albacares chromosome 2, fThuAlb1.1, whole genome shotgun sequence and contains these coding sequences:
- the LOC122968717 gene encoding phosphatidylinositol 4-phosphate 5-kinase-like protein 1, which translates into the protein MAQRKAAGASRAARRRRWWHLRQRWRMLGVFEINSEHEFYHLTTMIKEGMHASIQTSMDTQGQDTLTAEQFKAEETQTHEGFEMQTFAAPVFAKLRRSLDITEEEYMNSLCSGGCYLQFVSNSKSKADFFVTNDKRFFLKTQNKREVRFLLSNLQAYMEHMEKYPHSLLVRFLGVHRIVIPNQIKKYFIVMQSVFYPDERINIRFDIKGCEVGRWTNPDTGGKQIIKVLKDNNFEGQSIALGQEKCWFADQMKVDAAFLQELNVLDYSLLLAHQPLHQDELDGKHSLADLVIRATKSVDLQDSPTGSDPPSIPLLQETADQVVLDTTDCGSDQPQGAAEATGEEIPLQEIKCLPKETKTESELQEFHEHHRRLLPNCKNGIHVIDGPDHRYFVGIIDIFTVYGWKKRLENLWKNIRYPGRDFSTVSPPKYSRRFCQWIQERTR